In uncultured Desulfovibrio sp., the sequence AGGGCCACCCCGGCCACAAAGGGCGCAAAGGTTCGCACAATGGGCACAAAGCGGGCCAGCACAATGGCCTTGCCGCCGTGGCGCTGGTAAAAGGCATGGGCCTTGAGCAGATGTTCCTTCTTGATCAGCCGGGAATCACGGGAAAAGATGGCCGGCCCCACGTGGCGGCCTATGGTATAGTTGGTGGCATCTCCCAGGGTTCCGGCGGCCAGCATGACCAGCATGACCGTGGGGTAGCTCATGTGGCCGGTACCGGCCACCACGCCGGCGGCAAAAAGCAGGGAATCACCGGGCAGAAAGGGCGTTACCACCAGGCCGGTTTCGCAGAAAATGATGACAAAGAGAATGGCATAGATCCAGATGCCGTAATTTGCCACCAGCTCGAACAGGTGGGCGTCAATATGCAGAATGAAATCCACAAGATGGGAAAGCAGTTCCATGGTCTTCCTTTGGTTTCCTGAATGGCATGCCACGCCGGCGCGGACGCCTGGCGCCATGACGCCCTTGTACCCCAGCCGGGCTTGTGGCACAACAGGGAACACACCTGCGAGGACCACGTTCATGCCGCATCCCCTTCCCCGCCCGAGGCAGACGGCGCGCCGTTTTTCCCTTTTCCTGCTCTGCGCCGCCCTTGTGCTGCTGGCCCTGCCCCACGGCCTGCGTGCCGAGGGCACCTACCGTGTGGGCATGCGCACCCTGGGCTACTGGCTGCCAGAATCTGCCGTGCGTCTGGATGTCAATGTGTGGTATCCCACCACCTGGACGCCGCGGGAGCTGCACTATGCGCCATGGCGCCTTCAGGCAGCGCCCAACAGCACCCCGGCACCGGGGCGCTTTCCGCTTATCCTGCTGTCGCACCCCTCGTCGGGAACGCGCTTTTCCTATCATGACACAGGCACCTGGCTGGCCGAACACGGCTTTGTGGTGGCAGCCCCCACCCATGCCCATGACTGCATGCGCAATATGGACCAGCTCCACACCTGGGCGCAGTTTTCCACCCGGGTACGCGAACTGCGCACCCTGCTGGACCGCCTGCTGCAACATGAACAGCTCGGCGCCTGCATTGACCCGCAGCGCGTGGGCATTCTGGGCTTCGGTTCGGGCGGCACCACGGGCCTGCTCATGGGAGGCGCCCTGCCCGACTGCGCACCGCTGGATGCCCACTGCCGGGTTGCCGGCATCCAGGATGACTACTGCAACGTCTGGTCCCGCCGTCAGCTGGACAAGCTCTGCGCCCATCTGCCGCTCACGGCCAGTCTGGCCGATCCCCGCATCCGGGTGGTGGCGGCCGTCAACCCCAGTCATGCCATGCTGTTTCCGCCCTCGGCCCTGCGCCACTTCTATCCCCGCCTGCTCCTGGTCAGTGCCGGCCTGCATGACAACAGCGACAGCCGCCTTACTGCCGAGCTGGCCCGTCACTTTCCCACCCCGCCGCAGTATCTGCATCTGCCCCGCGCTGACCAGGGAGCCTTCATGGCGCCCTGCCCGCCGGCCCTCAGCGAAGACCTGCCGGAACTCTGCCGCAGCGTCACCGCCGAAGAACGCCTGCAGGAGCAGGAAAAGCTGCGCCGGGGCCTGCTGTCCTTCTTTCTGCAGTGGCTGGGCCGGAGCGGCGCCGTGCCGGCCATTCCCGATCCGCCGGACCTGACGCCGCCCCCGCCGCCGTACGCTCCGGCCGCTCGCGAGAACCAGCGCCGGATACGGCGCTGACTTCCCGCCGGGCATGCCGCCTTGACAAGGACGCGCCGAATGGCTAGAGGCCAAGAATTCCCTGTCATATCGCACAGCTGTTTCCCCCACCACCCGCCCCGCACGGGAACGGCTTGTTGAGGAAGCGTCCATGTTTCGTCTGCTTCTCTGCCTTCTTGCCCTGCTGTCCGTTCTGCTCCCGGCCCGGACGGCTCTGACCGCGCCAGCCGATGCCGACGATGGCTGGCAGATCATGCCTGCCGGCGCACGGCCCACCTATATCGGCATCCACGGGGGCACCGTTCCCGTGAGCCTGCTCATCAATCAGGACGGCACGGCCCTGGTGAGTTTTGTGGGCCGCACGGGCAATGACTTTCTGGAAATCCTGCACCGCACGGACATCCGTATGCCGTCTCTGCTCAACAATGCCACCAGCCGGGCCGGCAGCGGCTCTTCCGCCACCACCCTGCTGCTCACGGGCAATGCGGACCGCAGCATGCTTGTCTTCTATATCGTGGGGGACGGCGCCAGCCGCACCAACGTGCCCATGAACGATCTGGTGCCCTTCGGCCTGTCCGCCACGCCGCTCTATGTGGAGGGCAGCATCCGCCTGCCGGACCAGCCCTCGCCCGACAGGCTCCACCGCCTCACCCTTGATCCGCAGTATCTCCAGCCCCGCCGCTCCGACAGCTAGCCGCCCTTCCCGACATGCCGCAGCGCCCACCGGCAGCGCCGCGCACAGGCCAGACAGCCCCCTGCCTGCCCATGCCGCACGTCACGGCCGCCAGGCGGTCCGGCGCACCTGCCCCTGCGTGACCAT encodes:
- a CDS encoding DedA family protein; protein product: MELLSHLVDFILHIDAHLFELVANYGIWIYAILFVIIFCETGLVVTPFLPGDSLLFAAGVVAGTGHMSYPTVMLVMLAAGTLGDATNYTIGRHVGPAIFSRDSRLIKKEHLLKAHAFYQRHGGKAIVLARFVPIVRTFAPFVAGVALMCPRQFFSFNVLGCVLWVGGLVSSGFFLGNLPWVRANFSIIVYGIVLVSLLPVAIELVRARLGRGKPAEPLENPFEKERHES